A window of Sutcliffiella cohnii contains these coding sequences:
- a CDS encoding VOC family protein, producing MAKELLYGVGIFIPVSDLDKSTKWYEEMLDFELIHSDEPNAKTFRTCDGKVIFTLVKCENITQPKFPKNDYDVGVYYNFLTTDIDTIHQEMLAKDGNVSLIHDYGDVKGFSITDLDGNRFGIVT from the coding sequence ATGGCAAAGGAGCTACTATATGGAGTAGGAATTTTTATTCCTGTTAGTGATTTAGACAAATCAACAAAATGGTATGAGGAGATGCTCGATTTTGAACTAATTCATAGCGACGAACCTAATGCTAAAACATTTAGAACTTGTGATGGAAAAGTAATTTTTACTCTTGTAAAATGTGAAAATATTACTCAACCGAAATTTCCGAAAAATGATTACGATGTTGGGGTGTACTATAATTTTCTCACAACTGATATCGATACAATCCATCAAGAAATGCTTGCAAAAGACGGAAACGTTAGTCTGATACATGACTACGGTGATGTTAAAGGATTTAGTATTACAGACCTTGATGGCAATCGATTTGGTATCGTTACATGA
- a CDS encoding DUF4358 domain-containing protein, with protein MKKLLIILVSVIIFSLLVACNNKGEQAGKNVELETIWMEIKEHIAKDLEDNGIENALENGVLQLYVEANLTGTADENPTKQMILEHTQINEESINAGYYLAAMMNVNSDQIILLQAKDRDHVEDLQASLERELEAQTQTWEQYLPDQYEKVKNNVIQVNGNYLLYVTYEKPDSIVEIFNKHTK; from the coding sequence ATGAAAAAACTGTTAATTATCTTAGTTAGTGTTATTATTTTTAGTCTATTAGTTGCTTGTAACAACAAAGGAGAACAAGCTGGAAAAAATGTAGAATTAGAGACAATTTGGATGGAAATTAAGGAACATATTGCTAAAGACCTAGAGGATAATGGAATTGAAAATGCACTTGAAAATGGTGTACTACAATTGTATGTAGAAGCAAATTTAACAGGTACAGCAGATGAAAACCCGACCAAACAAATGATTTTAGAACATACTCAAATCAATGAGGAATCTATCAATGCTGGATATTATTTAGCTGCGATGATGAACGTGAATTCTGACCAAATTATTCTCCTTCAAGCAAAAGATCGTGATCATGTGGAAGACCTACAAGCAAGTTTGGAAAGAGAGCTAGAAGCGCAAACCCAAACATGGGAGCAATACTTACCAGATCAGTACGAAAAAGTAAAAAACAATGTAATTCAAGTTAATGGTAATTACTTATTATACGTAACATATGAGAAGCCAGATTCTATTGTAGAAATTTTTAATAAGCATACGAAATAA
- a CDS encoding MBOAT family O-acyltransferase, with protein sequence MVFSSLIFIFFFLPISLLLYYLIPKRYKNVMLLFVSLFFYAWGEPVYIFLMLFSALADYIHGRIIYKYRKTQQSIAKLALWSSISINIAILSFFKYADFLIDNVNVLLGTSLSPLDLPLPIGISFYTFQTMSYCIDIYRGQAKPQRSPVAVATYVCLFPQLIAGPIVRYQTIEKELMNRKWDSAQFANGICLFIIGLGKKVLLANNMGQLWVNVSQQPLNDVSTLTAWIGIIAFAFQIYFDFSGYSDMAKGLGKMFGFTFPKNFDYPYTSRSVTEFWRRWHITLGSWFRDYVYIPLGGSKKGFFILVRNLIIVWGLTGVWHGASWNFIIWGLYFGIIIFMEKRGVLRILSKLPTFLQRIYLIFLILIGWVLFVFEDIALAFSYFKVMFYIHDGTFVDNAFFFNLFNNLILLVSCFLASMPVWNFFFNKFLGERFRFIALFICYVCLLISSIAYLVDDSFNPFLYFRF encoded by the coding sequence ATGGTATTCAGTAGTCTTATCTTTATATTTTTTTTCTTACCTATTTCTTTACTACTTTATTATTTAATTCCTAAAAGATATAAAAACGTTATGTTACTTTTTGTTAGTTTATTCTTTTATGCATGGGGAGAACCCGTATATATTTTTTTAATGCTTTTTTCTGCCTTAGCAGATTATATACACGGTCGAATTATATACAAATATCGTAAAACGCAACAAAGTATAGCGAAACTTGCCTTATGGAGTTCGATATCTATAAATATTGCGATATTATCTTTTTTTAAATACGCAGATTTTTTGATTGATAATGTAAATGTTCTCTTAGGTACATCATTAAGTCCACTAGATTTACCTTTACCGATCGGTATATCGTTTTATACGTTTCAGACGATGTCCTATTGTATTGATATTTACCGAGGTCAAGCAAAGCCACAACGAAGTCCTGTTGCTGTTGCTACTTATGTTTGTTTATTTCCTCAATTAATTGCTGGTCCGATTGTTCGCTATCAGACGATTGAGAAGGAACTTATGAATCGAAAGTGGGATAGCGCTCAATTTGCAAATGGTATTTGCTTATTTATTATTGGGCTAGGAAAGAAAGTGTTATTAGCTAACAATATGGGTCAACTGTGGGTTAATGTTTCGCAACAACCATTGAATGATGTTTCAACATTAACAGCATGGATAGGTATAATTGCATTTGCCTTCCAAATTTATTTTGATTTTAGTGGTTACTCCGATATGGCTAAAGGGTTAGGGAAAATGTTTGGCTTTACCTTTCCGAAAAATTTCGATTATCCGTATACTTCCAGAAGTGTTACGGAGTTTTGGCGGAGATGGCATATAACTCTAGGAAGTTGGTTTCGCGATTATGTGTATATTCCATTAGGAGGTAGTAAAAAGGGCTTTTTTATTCTCGTACGAAATTTAATCATCGTCTGGGGATTAACTGGGGTTTGGCATGGAGCAAGTTGGAATTTTATAATATGGGGTTTATATTTTGGAATCATTATTTTTATGGAAAAAAGAGGCGTACTACGTATATTAAGTAAATTACCAACCTTTTTACAACGAATTTATTTAATTTTCCTTATCTTAATTGGATGGGTACTATTCGTATTTGAAGACATTGCTCTAGCATTTTCATATTTTAAGGTTATGTTTTATATACATGACGGGACATTTGTGGACAATGCTTTTTTCTTTAACCTATTTAACAATCTTATCTTACTAGTAAGTTGCTTTTTAGCTTCCATGCCAGTATGGAATTTTTTCTTTAACAAATTTTTAGGTGAGAGGTTCAGATTTATAGCTTTATTTATATGTTATGTTTGTCTACTAATTTCATCTATCGCGTATTTAGTAGATGATTCGTTTAATCCTTTTTTATATTTTCGTTTTTAA
- the map gene encoding type I methionyl aminopeptidase: MIVKTNEELEALKEIGKICGTIRDEMIKVTKPGVTTKELDELAGKLFEDYGAISGPKGEYDFPGFTCISVNDEVAHGIPSNRVIQEGDLVNIDVSGSKNGYFADTGLSFVVGEGEPVLYRICEVAEKAFEAGLAKIKVGARLNTIGKAVYQTARANGFTVIKNLTGHGVGRALHEAPNHILNYYYPMDKEVLQEGMVIAFEPFISTGAEEIYQKNDGWTFATEDKSFVAQMEHTIIVTKDGPVIITK, encoded by the coding sequence ATGATTGTCAAAACGAACGAAGAGCTTGAAGCTTTAAAAGAAATCGGAAAGATATGTGGAACCATTCGTGATGAAATGATAAAAGTGACAAAACCTGGAGTTACTACGAAAGAGTTGGATGAATTAGCTGGAAAGCTATTTGAAGATTACGGAGCAATTTCTGGTCCAAAGGGAGAATATGATTTCCCGGGGTTTACTTGTATAAGCGTAAATGACGAAGTGGCGCATGGAATCCCATCAAACCGCGTTATTCAAGAAGGTGATTTAGTCAATATTGATGTATCTGGTTCGAAGAATGGTTATTTTGCTGATACCGGGTTGTCTTTCGTTGTAGGTGAAGGCGAACCTGTATTATACCGTATATGCGAAGTAGCAGAAAAAGCTTTTGAGGCTGGATTAGCAAAAATTAAAGTAGGTGCTCGCCTCAATACGATCGGTAAAGCTGTTTACCAAACTGCTCGAGCTAATGGCTTTACTGTTATTAAAAACCTAACTGGTCATGGAGTTGGACGTGCTTTACATGAAGCTCCTAACCACATTTTAAATTACTATTACCCAATGGATAAAGAGGTGTTACAAGAAGGTATGGTGATAGCCTTTGAACCATTTATTTCAACCGGTGCGGAAGAAATATACCAAAAAAATGACGGTTGGACGTTTGCAACTGAAGATAAAAGCTTTGTTGCCCAAATGGAACACACGATTATCGTAACGAAAGACGGTCCAGTTATTATTACGAAATAA
- a CDS encoding sigma-70 family RNA polymerase sigma factor produces MHGDSSSFDSMIAPFLPTIEKYCRSFSAKKWEREDLVQECLLKIYILLKKEPTSKLTKKYLYFIVRSTWIDQYRKNNKIDYVSDTEVELENRKDNKREYDIRVILETLSEYLSLKQFVVVLLTEIFQFTANETAILIKESESNVYTTLHRAKKKIHRYNSLSANDHIKVQKREKAMDKGMFEQFLNGFRNNNPKIIYESYLSIQQMGIEVSAVKNSKNRYCFHLKDPDGNIIMICT; encoded by the coding sequence ATGCACGGGGATTCTTCTAGTTTCGATTCTATGATAGCTCCTTTTTTACCTACTATTGAAAAATATTGTCGTAGTTTTTCGGCGAAAAAGTGGGAAAGAGAAGATTTAGTTCAAGAATGTCTTTTAAAGATTTATATTTTATTAAAAAAAGAGCCGACAAGTAAGCTGACAAAAAAGTACTTATATTTTATTGTAAGAAGTACTTGGATTGATCAGTACAGAAAAAATAATAAGATTGATTATGTATCCGATACAGAAGTGGAACTCGAAAATAGGAAGGATAATAAACGAGAATATGACATTCGTGTAATTTTGGAAACATTATCAGAGTATTTATCCTTAAAACAATTTGTCGTCGTTCTCCTTACAGAAATATTCCAATTTACTGCCAATGAAACAGCAATTTTAATTAAGGAATCGGAATCCAATGTGTATACAACCTTACATCGAGCTAAGAAGAAGATCCATCGTTATAATTCTTTAAGTGCAAACGATCATATAAAAGTACAGAAAAGAGAAAAAGCGATGGACAAAGGAATGTTTGAACAGTTTTTAAATGGATTTCGAAATAACAATCCTAAAATTATATATGAGTCTTATCTCTCTATTCAACAAATGGGGATTGAAGTTAGTGCAGTTAAAAATTCAAAAAATCGATACTGTTTTCACTTAAAAGATCCAGATGGAAATATAATTATGATTTGTACATAA
- a CDS encoding amino acid ABC transporter substrate-binding protein, giving the protein MKKFLTLFSLLFAFGIILAACGTTANEDTNTTGDNNTDTTENTSDSLLSKVQDEGKLVIGTEGTYAPFTFHDETGELTGFDVELARAIADRLGVEPVFMETQWDAMFAGLDAGRFDVIANQVGIREDRLEKYDFSDHYITSAAVLVAHEDNEEVDGFEDIEGLKSAQSLTSNFADIARDNNAEIVGVDGFNQAIELMTSKRVDVTINDKLTVLDFINQRPNAPVKIVAESENASKSGFMFRKGSKDLVEEVNRALQEIIEDGTYLQIAEKWFGEDVLN; this is encoded by the coding sequence ATGAAAAAGTTTTTAACTTTATTCTCATTACTTTTCGCTTTCGGAATCATTCTAGCAGCGTGTGGCACAACTGCTAATGAGGATACGAATACGACAGGTGATAACAATACTGACACAACAGAAAACACTTCTGATTCTTTACTATCTAAAGTACAAGATGAAGGAAAATTAGTAATCGGAACAGAAGGTACATACGCACCTTTCACGTTCCATGATGAAACAGGTGAACTAACTGGTTTTGACGTAGAATTAGCTCGTGCGATTGCAGACCGTCTTGGAGTAGAACCTGTGTTCATGGAAACACAATGGGACGCAATGTTCGCTGGACTAGATGCTGGACGTTTTGACGTTATTGCTAACCAAGTTGGAATTAGGGAAGATCGTCTAGAAAAATACGATTTCTCTGACCACTATATTACTTCCGCAGCTGTTTTAGTTGCACACGAAGATAATGAAGAAGTCGATGGCTTTGAAGATATTGAGGGGTTAAAATCTGCTCAATCATTAACGAGTAACTTTGCAGATATTGCTCGTGATAATAATGCCGAAATCGTTGGTGTAGATGGATTCAACCAAGCGATTGAACTTATGACATCAAAACGTGTGGATGTAACGATAAACGATAAGTTAACAGTTCTTGATTTTATTAATCAACGTCCGAATGCTCCTGTGAAAATTGTTGCCGAGAGTGAAAATGCTTCAAAAAGCGGCTTTATGTTCCGTAAAGGTAGTAAAGATTTAGTGGAAGAAGTGAACCGTGCCCTTCAAGAAATCATTGAAGACGGTACGTATTTACAAATCGCAGAGAAATGGTTTGGTGAAGATGTACTTAACTAA
- a CDS encoding amino acid ABC transporter ATP-binding protein: MISVKGLYKQFDDLQVLKDINIDIEQGKVVVVIGPSGSGKTTLLRCLNVLETPTSGAVAIGDQQLDFSQKVDRKAIANFRRLTGMVFQNYNLFPHMTALQNVMEGPITVKKEAKSVVEERAKELLKKVGLHDKMDYYPFQLSGGQQQRVGIARALAMEPNVMLFDEPTSALDPELVGEVLQVMKDLAKEGMTMVVVTHEMKFANEVADEVIFMDNGVIMERNVPDVMFQSPKEERTKQFLRLIQE, from the coding sequence GTGATTTCCGTTAAAGGTTTATATAAGCAATTTGATGATTTACAAGTGTTAAAAGATATTAACATAGATATTGAACAAGGAAAGGTTGTCGTTGTAATTGGCCCCTCAGGTTCAGGAAAAACGACACTTCTCCGATGTTTGAACGTATTAGAAACCCCAACTTCTGGCGCTGTTGCAATTGGTGATCAACAATTAGACTTTTCTCAAAAAGTAGACCGCAAGGCGATTGCCAACTTTAGAAGGCTAACAGGAATGGTGTTTCAAAACTACAATTTATTCCCCCATATGACAGCTCTTCAAAATGTGATGGAAGGTCCAATTACTGTCAAAAAGGAAGCAAAAAGTGTAGTGGAAGAACGTGCGAAAGAGTTGCTTAAAAAAGTTGGTTTACATGATAAAATGGATTACTATCCATTCCAATTATCGGGCGGGCAACAGCAACGAGTAGGTATTGCAAGGGCACTCGCAATGGAACCAAATGTTATGTTATTCGACGAGCCAACTTCAGCGTTAGACCCCGAATTAGTAGGGGAAGTTCTACAAGTAATGAAAGACCTTGCCAAAGAAGGAATGACAATGGTCGTCGTTACCCATGAAATGAAGTTCGCTAATGAAGTAGCGGATGAAGTTATATTTATGGATAACGGTGTTATTATGGAAAGAAACGTACCAGACGTAATGTTCCAATCGCCAAAAGAAGAAAGAACGAAGCAATTTTTAAGATTGATTCAAGAGTAA
- a CDS encoding DHHW family protein: MKWFQNSIIIFFLVFISSLGFITVWKEDESFSQLENRFLTERPIFSWGSFFSGEFTANFEEYIKDQFVWKEEWILLKSDIERIFLKQENNGIYFGKESYLFEPLKEPGEQLSDNISYINEFVRKTENVTSYIMLVPTSVSIYEEKLPPFVESYNQNELLDSIQKKLNKDIEVIDINNELIDRKTEYIYFRTDHHWTMRGAYYAYVKAAEYLQVEPLKLNDFSIEVMSENFFGSFYTKAASRRILPDKMEVFTPNLNIDYTVTYYDQNKVTSSLYELDFLKGKDKYGMFLNGNHSLVTITSSLKNGRKLAVIKDSYAHTFLPFLANHFEEIHVLDLRYYHMNLNDYLQEESIEEVLFLYNLSNFATDRNMFWLMQ; the protein is encoded by the coding sequence ATGAAATGGTTTCAGAATAGTATCATTATATTTTTCCTCGTTTTTATTTCTAGTCTAGGTTTCATAACCGTCTGGAAAGAAGATGAGTCGTTTTCACAATTGGAAAACAGGTTTTTAACAGAGCGTCCAATATTTTCGTGGGGTAGCTTTTTTTCTGGTGAATTTACTGCTAACTTCGAAGAATATATAAAAGATCAATTCGTTTGGAAAGAAGAATGGATTTTATTGAAATCTGATATCGAAAGGATCTTTTTGAAGCAAGAGAACAATGGAATATACTTTGGAAAAGAGAGTTATTTATTCGAACCGCTAAAAGAACCTGGTGAACAGTTAAGTGACAATATTAGTTATATTAATGAGTTTGTTAGAAAAACAGAAAATGTGACCTCGTATATTATGTTAGTTCCAACTTCAGTTAGTATTTATGAGGAAAAGTTACCGCCATTTGTAGAATCGTATAATCAAAATGAATTGTTGGATTCTATCCAGAAAAAACTAAATAAAGATATTGAAGTGATAGATATAAATAACGAATTGATAGATAGAAAGACGGAGTATATTTATTTTCGTACGGACCATCATTGGACGATGAGAGGTGCCTATTATGCTTACGTAAAAGCTGCAGAATACTTACAAGTGGAGCCATTAAAATTGAATGATTTTTCAATAGAGGTTATGTCGGAAAATTTCTTTGGCTCGTTTTATACGAAGGCAGCATCGCGTCGAATTCTTCCAGATAAAATGGAAGTATTTACGCCCAACCTAAATATTGATTACACCGTAACGTATTATGATCAGAATAAAGTAACTTCTTCGTTATATGAACTGGACTTTTTAAAAGGGAAAGATAAGTATGGTATGTTTTTAAACGGTAACCACTCTCTTGTAACGATAACTAGTTCTTTAAAGAATGGACGGAAATTAGCAGTAATTAAAGATTCCTATGCACATACCTTTCTGCCGTTTTTAGCAAATCATTTTGAAGAAATTCACGTTTTGGACTTACGATATTATCATATGAATTTAAATGACTACTTACAAGAGGAAAGTATTGAAGAGGTTTTATTTTTATATAACCTTTCTAACTTCGCTACAGATAGAAATATGTTTTGGCTAATGCAGTAA
- a CDS encoding amino acid ABC transporter permease: MYLTNIFMDPVRLERWIEIFQSSLLPLVKGALYYSVPLTLISFTIGLVIAVLTALARISKIKPLSIIARVYVSIIRGTPLLVQLFIIFYGLPSIGITLDPFMSAVIAFSLNTGAYASEVIRAAILSIPKGQWEASYSMGMTYAQALRRVILPQASRVSVPPLSNSFISLVKDTSLASIVLVAEMFRKAQEIAAATYEPLLLYIQAALIYWVVCFTLSIIQELLESRLDRYVAK, from the coding sequence ATGTACTTAACTAACATATTTATGGATCCAGTCAGATTAGAACGCTGGATTGAAATATTCCAGAGTTCCCTTTTACCTTTAGTAAAAGGGGCTCTCTATTATTCAGTACCGTTAACGCTTATATCTTTTACGATTGGATTAGTTATTGCAGTGCTTACTGCGCTAGCGCGAATATCAAAAATAAAACCGCTTAGCATTATAGCGAGAGTTTACGTTTCCATCATTCGTGGAACACCACTTTTAGTGCAATTATTTATTATATTTTACGGTTTACCTAGTATCGGAATAACGCTAGATCCATTTATGTCAGCTGTTATTGCCTTCTCCTTAAATACTGGCGCCTATGCTTCAGAAGTAATAAGAGCTGCTATTTTGTCGATACCTAAAGGACAGTGGGAAGCATCCTATTCGATGGGAATGACGTATGCACAAGCATTACGTCGGGTTATTTTACCACAAGCATCGAGAGTTTCTGTCCCGCCATTATCTAACTCTTTTATTAGCCTAGTAAAAGATACATCGCTAGCTTCTATCGTTTTAGTTGCAGAAATGTTTCGAAAGGCGCAAGAAATAGCGGCAGCGACTTATGAACCGTTACTTCTATATATACAAGCTGCACTTATTTATTGGGTTGTCTGCTTTACATTATCCATTATCCAAGAGCTGCTAGAAAGCCGACTAGATCGGTATGTAGCAAAATAG
- a CDS encoding ABC transporter ATP-binding protein, with the protein MIKRFFSYYRPHRKLFIIDFSCAVLVGLLELGFPLAVSWFIDSLLPEGNWSTILAVSAGLLTLYIMSSSMQFIVNYWGHKLGINIETDMRRELFYHVQRQSFRFFDNTKTGHIMSRVTNDLMDIGELAHHGPEDLFIAVMTFIGAFWIMLTINVKLALVAIIIVPFLVWLISYSNIKMNKAWTAMYGNIADVNARVEDSVSGVRVVQSFTNEEFEKKRFDKNNAFFRASKLKGYKVMSWNLSGIYITTRLMTLVILVYGAWLSFSGMLTYGELVAFILYVNVLFKPIDKISALLELYPKGMAGFKRFVELMDQQPDIENHPGAIDVPELNGNIAFRNVSFGYEENRRILNDLSFSIKAGQTVAFVGPSGAGKTTICSLIPRFYDVEEGSITIDGMDIRNMTKESLRSNIGIVQQDVFLFTGTLKENIAYGKLDATQEEIEEATRRAHLSDLIESLPDGYDTQIGERGLKLSGGQKQRLSIARMFLKNPRILILDEATSALDTETEAIIQEALTELSKDRTTLVIAHRLATIRNADRILVVNEDGIAEDGTHEELLANEQGIFKKLHAHQHASIY; encoded by the coding sequence ATGATTAAACGTTTTTTTAGTTATTACCGTCCGCATCGAAAACTGTTTATCATTGATTTTTCATGCGCGGTATTAGTTGGGTTATTAGAGCTTGGCTTTCCTTTAGCTGTTTCGTGGTTTATTGACAGTCTTCTTCCAGAAGGAAATTGGAGTACGATTTTGGCTGTTAGTGCTGGGTTGTTAACACTTTATATAATGAGCTCGAGCATGCAGTTTATTGTAAACTATTGGGGACATAAGCTAGGAATTAATATTGAAACCGATATGAGAAGAGAATTGTTTTACCACGTTCAACGCCAATCGTTTCGCTTTTTTGATAACACGAAAACTGGTCACATTATGAGTCGCGTTACGAATGATTTAATGGATATTGGCGAATTAGCTCATCATGGACCAGAAGATTTGTTCATCGCCGTTATGACGTTCATTGGTGCATTTTGGATTATGTTGACGATTAATGTGAAACTAGCACTTGTCGCAATTATTATCGTTCCGTTTTTAGTTTGGCTTATTTCCTATTCGAACATCAAAATGAATAAGGCTTGGACAGCAATGTATGGGAATATTGCAGACGTAAATGCAAGAGTAGAAGATAGCGTTTCAGGTGTACGCGTTGTTCAATCTTTTACAAATGAAGAGTTTGAAAAGAAGCGTTTTGACAAAAACAATGCTTTTTTCCGTGCTTCTAAACTAAAAGGCTATAAAGTGATGAGTTGGAATTTATCCGGAATTTATATTACGACTCGTTTGATGACGTTAGTTATTTTAGTATACGGGGCATGGTTAAGCTTTTCTGGAATGTTGACCTACGGCGAATTAGTTGCTTTTATCCTTTATGTTAACGTGTTATTTAAGCCGATAGATAAAATTAGTGCGTTACTAGAATTGTATCCGAAAGGAATGGCTGGGTTTAAGCGATTTGTAGAGCTTATGGATCAACAGCCTGACATTGAAAACCACCCTGGAGCGATTGATGTTCCAGAACTAAACGGGAATATAGCTTTCCGTAATGTTAGTTTTGGCTATGAAGAAAATAGACGCATTTTAAATGATTTAAGCTTTTCTATTAAAGCAGGTCAAACGGTTGCCTTTGTTGGGCCGTCTGGAGCTGGGAAAACTACAATCTGTTCACTTATCCCTCGCTTTTACGATGTGGAAGAAGGTTCGATCACAATAGATGGAATGGATATTCGTAACATGACAAAAGAATCCCTCCGATCTAACATAGGTATAGTTCAACAGGACGTATTCTTATTTACTGGTACATTGAAAGAAAACATTGCTTACGGAAAATTAGATGCTACACAAGAAGAAATAGAAGAGGCGACAAGACGTGCTCACCTTTCCGATTTGATTGAGTCTTTACCGGATGGTTATGATACACAAATTGGTGAAAGAGGTTTAAAGCTTTCAGGTGGGCAAAAACAACGACTTTCTATTGCTCGAATGTTCTTAAAAAATCCTCGTATCCTAATTTTAGATGAAGCGACATCTGCACTTGATACAGAAACGGAAGCTATCATTCAAGAGGCGTTAACAGAGTTATCGAAAGATCGAACAACGTTAGTTATTGCTCATCGACTAGCAACGATACGTAATGCAGACCGAATTCTAGTCGTTAACGAGGATGGTATTGCGGAAGATGGAACACATGAAGAATTGCTTGCAAATGAGCAGGGAATTTTCAAGAAATTACATGCACATCAACATGCATCTATATATTAA
- a CDS encoding DDE-type integrase/transposase/recombinase, whose protein sequence is MYPQIITYLLTFINYQEQIIRTLLTLLIGKSMFDKPKEAPVNQPYRKLQIDDLPIIEKLERLDYQLLLAEHLQSKGKPLKPVQRRANSTPVPSTLCCPKCGAPSAYLYANNGGKGQYQCKVCACVFNKKSRYQKEAILKCPHCLKPLEKIKERKDFHVFKCKNDMCTYYQKNLSAMTKKEKKQFKEDPQSLKVRYIYRKFHIDYQPLSKQSPKQPKVDLSRLYVSPHTLGLILTYHVNYGLSARKTAAIMKDIHGVSVSHQSILNYENSVALWLKPYIDYFPYELSDQFCGDETYIRVNGRWHYLFFFFDAVKKVILSYPVSPNRDTATAIRAIDEVLVKLKEIPENLQFVVDGNPIYLLAQHFFAENHISFDVKQVIGLTNEDDVSREYRPLKQIIERLNRTFKGNYRSTHGFGSEQGSVSFVTLFVAYFNFLRPHSSLEGKVPVTLPELEKLPTMPARWTALIGLAQDWIQQQSA, encoded by the coding sequence TTGTACCCTCAAATTATAACCTATTTATTAACTTTTATAAACTATCAAGAACAAATTATTCGAACTTTGCTTACTCTATTGATTGGAAAAAGCATGTTCGATAAACCAAAAGAAGCTCCTGTTAATCAGCCTTATCGAAAGCTTCAAATTGATGATTTACCTATCATTGAAAAACTAGAAAGGCTCGATTATCAGCTTTTATTAGCGGAACACCTTCAATCCAAAGGGAAACCGTTAAAACCAGTACAGCGACGAGCGAATTCTACGCCCGTACCGTCTACCTTATGTTGTCCTAAGTGTGGTGCTCCTTCTGCGTATTTGTACGCAAATAACGGAGGAAAAGGACAATATCAGTGTAAGGTGTGTGCGTGTGTTTTCAATAAAAAAAGTCGTTATCAGAAAGAGGCCATTCTTAAGTGTCCTCACTGCCTTAAACCGCTTGAAAAAATTAAAGAACGAAAAGATTTTCACGTGTTTAAGTGCAAAAATGATATGTGTACCTATTATCAAAAAAACTTGAGCGCCATGACTAAAAAAGAGAAAAAACAGTTTAAAGAAGATCCACAATCGCTGAAAGTTCGCTACATTTACCGGAAGTTCCACATCGACTATCAACCGTTATCCAAACAATCACCAAAGCAGCCAAAAGTCGATTTATCAAGATTGTATGTTTCACCGCATACACTTGGGCTCATCTTGACGTACCATGTCAATTATGGATTATCGGCCCGTAAAACGGCAGCGATCATGAAGGATATTCACGGCGTGTCTGTCTCCCATCAAAGTATCCTAAACTACGAAAACAGCGTCGCATTATGGCTCAAGCCTTATATTGACTACTTTCCGTATGAGCTGTCGGATCAATTCTGTGGGGATGAAACGTACATCCGGGTCAACGGTCGTTGGCATTACCTGTTCTTCTTTTTTGATGCGGTCAAGAAAGTCATTCTTTCGTATCCAGTATCACCAAATCGCGACACCGCAACAGCGATACGAGCGATTGATGAAGTACTAGTGAAACTGAAAGAAATACCAGAAAACCTACAATTTGTAGTAGATGGTAACCCTATTTACTTGTTGGCACAGCATTTCTTCGCAGAGAACCACATATCGTTTGACGTAAAACAGGTCATCGGGCTAACAAATGAAGACGATGTCTCTAGAGAGTATCGACCTCTCAAGCAAATCATCGAGAGACTAAATCGCACGTTTAAAGGGAATTATCGATCGACGCACGGCTTTGGTTCTGAACAAGGATCTGTTTCTTTTGTGACATTGTTTGTGGCTTACTTTAACTTCTTGCGCCCACATTCTTCACTTGAAGGTAAAGTGCCAGTAACACTTCCAGAATTAGAAAAGCTACCAACCATGCCAGCGAGATGGACAGCCCTTATTGGATTAGCTCAAGACTGGATTCAACAACAGTCAGCCTAA